From the Bacillus tuaregi genome, one window contains:
- a CDS encoding NAD(P)-dependent malic enzyme has product MSTLREKALQLHKENRGKLGVHSKVTVANAQDLSLAYSPGVAEPCLDIFEDDSKAYDYTMKGNLVAVVTNGTAVLGLGNIGPKAAMPVMEGKALLFKSFADVDAFPICLDTTDPDKIVETVKLMEPTFGGVNLEDIAAPQCFEIEERLKEACNIPVFHDDQHGTAIVTAAGLLNALKLVDKKLEDIRVVANGAGSAGVAIVKLLLNMGVKDVILCDTKGIIYEGRPNGMNPFKEELALITNKEQKQGSLEDALVGADVFIGVSAPGVVTKEMVQTMNSKSIIFAMANPIPEIMPDVAKEAGAFVVGTGRSDFANQVNNVLAFPGIFRGALEVHAKEINEEMKVAAVNAIAGLISDEELHADYVIPDPFDPRVAAYVAEAVAKTAMETGVAQRQINAEDIKEQLLSMSKGTEASLI; this is encoded by the coding sequence ATGTCAACGTTACGTGAAAAAGCATTACAGTTACACAAGGAAAATAGAGGAAAGCTAGGGGTACACTCAAAGGTTACAGTAGCAAATGCGCAGGATTTAAGCCTTGCTTATTCCCCGGGTGTAGCTGAACCATGCTTGGACATATTTGAAGATGACAGCAAAGCATATGATTACACAATGAAAGGAAATCTAGTTGCTGTTGTGACTAACGGAACAGCGGTACTAGGTCTTGGAAATATAGGTCCAAAAGCAGCCATGCCTGTCATGGAAGGAAAAGCATTATTATTTAAATCCTTTGCTGATGTTGATGCCTTTCCCATTTGCTTAGACACTACAGACCCAGACAAAATTGTTGAAACCGTGAAATTAATGGAGCCAACCTTTGGCGGTGTAAACTTAGAAGATATTGCCGCTCCGCAATGCTTTGAAATTGAAGAAAGACTGAAAGAAGCTTGCAATATTCCAGTGTTTCATGATGATCAGCATGGTACTGCCATTGTAACGGCTGCGGGATTACTAAACGCCTTAAAACTTGTTGACAAAAAACTAGAAGACATTCGTGTTGTAGCAAACGGTGCGGGATCCGCTGGTGTCGCAATTGTTAAGCTATTACTGAACATGGGTGTAAAGGATGTTATCCTATGTGATACGAAAGGCATCATCTATGAGGGACGTCCAAATGGGATGAATCCATTCAAAGAAGAATTAGCCCTTATCACGAATAAAGAGCAAAAACAAGGCTCACTAGAGGATGCTCTTGTCGGAGCAGATGTATTTATTGGCGTATCAGCTCCAGGTGTTGTGACAAAAGAAATGGTACAAACGATGAATTCAAAATCAATCATTTTTGCCATGGCTAATCCAATTCCGGAAATTATGCCGGATGTGGCAAAGGAAGCGGGTGCCTTTGTTGTTGGGACAGGCCGTTCTGATTTCGCAAATCAAGTGAATAACGTTCTTGCTTTTCCTGGAATTTTCCGCGGTGCTTTAGAAGTACATGCAAAGGAAATTAATGAGGAAATGAAAGTAGCTGCGGTTAATGCCATTGCAGGATTAATTTCAGACGAAGAACTACATGCAGATTATGTCATTCCTGATCCATTTGATCCAAGAGTAGCTGCGTATGTTGCCGAAGCTGTCGCTAAGACTGCAATGGAAACAGGCGTTGCCCAAAGACAAATTAATGCCGAGGATATTAAGGAACAGCTCTTATCTATGTCTAAAGGTACAGAAGCAAGCTTAATCTAA
- a CDS encoding DUF2187 family protein, with protein MADEKEVKKDNKEEVSVNKAAEGDLIEIKKGPLKGKKGKVIVLRENSVIVEIGTNSKTDEPIKTVVNHKNYKKAK; from the coding sequence ATGGCAGATGAAAAAGAAGTAAAAAAAGATAATAAAGAAGAGGTTTCAGTCAATAAAGCAGCTGAAGGTGATTTGATAGAAATTAAGAAGGGTCCTCTGAAAGGGAAGAAAGGGAAGGTCATTGTATTAAGGGAAAACTCTGTTATTGTTGAAATAGGAACAAATTCAAAGACCGATGAACCAATCAAAACAGTCGTCAACCACAAAAATTATAAAAAGGCTAAATAA
- the trhA gene encoding PAQR family membrane homeostasis protein TrhA: MGNYIREPINGLTHLAGALLAFIALLAMVIKASLTDGSPIAITAVMIFGISMILLYTASATYHMVIAKDKVIAFLRKLDHSMIFILIAGTYAPFCLISLEGMLGWVLFSIISVVAVCGVIFKMVWFQCPRWLSTLLYIAMGWMVIIVVSPLSNSINMTGLYLLVLGGILYTIGGIVYAVKPKFLQFRHVGFHEIFHMFILLGSCAHFLSVFLYVI; this comes from the coding sequence ATGGGAAATTATATTCGTGAACCGATAAATGGTCTTACACATCTGGCCGGCGCTTTGCTTGCTTTTATCGCCTTACTAGCAATGGTGATCAAAGCCTCACTTACAGATGGATCACCTATTGCCATTACAGCCGTCATGATTTTTGGAATCAGTATGATTCTTTTATATACAGCATCCGCAACCTACCATATGGTAATCGCTAAAGACAAGGTCATTGCCTTTTTAAGAAAATTAGATCATTCCATGATTTTCATCCTGATTGCCGGTACCTATGCTCCCTTTTGTTTAATCAGCTTAGAGGGTATGCTTGGTTGGGTACTATTTTCGATTATTTCCGTAGTTGCCGTTTGCGGCGTTATATTTAAAATGGTTTGGTTTCAATGCCCAAGATGGTTATCAACTCTACTCTATATCGCCATGGGCTGGATGGTCATCATTGTAGTCTCGCCATTATCTAACAGCATTAATATGACCGGCCTATATCTTTTAGTGCTGGGCGGTATCCTTTATACTATTGGAGGAATCGTTTACGCAGTTAAGCCAAAGTTCCTGCAATTTAGACATGTAGGATTTCATGAAATCTTCCATATGTTCATCCTATTAGGAAGCTGTGCACATTTCCTGTCTGTATTTTTATATGTAATATAA
- a CDS encoding DUF1836 domain-containing protein produces MENMNKWIDKLGLDNNITLEDMPNLDLYMDQVIQLFESRLNSTKRGPDDKVLTKTMINNYAKGKLLIPIKNKKYSKEHLILISLIYQLKGALSINDIKLTLDGINEKAVIGDMDLEGFYRSYLKISQSNVQQFMTDMEHQVEETAKEIDGLKDKDAQYLERVLLITSLTNISNLYRRAAERLVDEITLEKKGE; encoded by the coding sequence ATGGAGAATATGAATAAATGGATTGACAAGCTTGGTTTAGACAATAACATTACCTTAGAGGATATGCCAAATCTTGACCTGTACATGGACCAGGTTATTCAATTATTTGAAAGTAGGTTAAACAGTACAAAACGAGGTCCTGATGACAAGGTGTTAACTAAGACGATGATTAACAATTATGCAAAAGGAAAGCTGCTTATTCCGATTAAAAATAAGAAATATTCAAAGGAACATCTGATTTTAATCAGTCTTATTTATCAATTAAAGGGAGCGCTTTCCATCAATGATATAAAGTTGACCTTAGATGGTATAAATGAAAAAGCGGTTATAGGGGACATGGATTTAGAAGGCTTTTATAGAAGTTATTTGAAAATTTCTCAATCAAATGTTCAGCAGTTTATGACGGATATGGAACATCAGGTAGAAGAGACCGCAAAAGAAATAGACGGCTTAAAGGATAAGGATGCACAGTATTTGGAGAGAGTGTTATTAATCACTTCCTTGACCAATATTAGTAATTTATATCGAAGGGCTGCAGAAAGACTAGTGGACGAGATAACTCTTGAGAAAAAAGGAGAATAA
- a CDS encoding glycosyl hydrolase family 18 protein — MRIRKLQIAVMSMIVFCGGFFSGVLYSNHNSQLKAEDIKEAQRTPKKDNEKQERSTIPEQEQKSETEQSKVLMGYVQDFRDPNIVNYEDLTHIIFSFAHPAKDGSLLFNGDTAIGNLQTIVAQAHEQDTKVMLAIGGWYHIQGGESYDYFKEAISNPAARARLVTELEGIAAREQLDGIDIDFEHPRTAEDARNLAVFIHDLYGKLHSQDKELSIAVNAKVHSVAGTEIHNVIYEPAMFQDVDYVNIMAYDGQWDGGYNAANLAPYHHVENIVHYWSNLFDSHQIAKEKLILGVPFYAQPEDPNSKQISYAAIINQSSDNASQDTVVMNGTTYHYNGMETVRRKTKLALDNSFGGMMLWEAGHDSNSAQSLTAAISASLEEEQKYPLHANRETES; from the coding sequence ATGAGGATACGCAAACTCCAAATAGCTGTGATGAGCATGATCGTTTTTTGCGGAGGATTTTTTTCAGGAGTCTTATATTCTAATCACAACAGCCAATTAAAGGCAGAAGATATAAAGGAAGCACAACGAACACCTAAGAAGGACAATGAAAAACAGGAGCGATCGACAATACCAGAACAGGAACAAAAATCTGAAACAGAGCAATCAAAAGTGTTGATGGGTTATGTTCAGGATTTTCGAGACCCTAATATCGTCAATTATGAAGACTTAACACATATTATTTTTTCCTTTGCACATCCTGCAAAGGACGGTAGTCTATTATTCAACGGCGATACAGCTATAGGTAATTTGCAGACGATTGTTGCACAAGCACATGAGCAGGATACAAAAGTAATGCTGGCTATTGGCGGCTGGTATCACATCCAAGGCGGAGAATCCTATGATTATTTTAAGGAAGCTATATCCAATCCAGCAGCCCGCGCTAGACTCGTTACCGAGCTTGAAGGCATTGCTGCACGAGAACAGCTAGATGGAATTGATATTGATTTTGAACATCCTCGTACTGCGGAAGATGCGAGAAATTTAGCTGTTTTTATACATGATTTATATGGAAAGCTTCATAGTCAAGATAAGGAATTATCCATTGCTGTCAATGCCAAGGTGCATAGTGTAGCTGGGACAGAAATTCATAATGTTATTTATGAACCAGCCATGTTTCAAGATGTAGACTACGTCAATATTATGGCCTACGATGGACAATGGGACGGCGGCTACAATGCAGCCAATTTAGCTCCCTATCATCATGTGGAAAATATCGTACACTATTGGTCTAATCTGTTCGACAGCCATCAGATTGCTAAAGAAAAACTGATTTTGGGTGTACCTTTCTACGCACAGCCGGAAGACCCCAACAGCAAACAGATTTCCTATGCGGCAATCATCAACCAAAGTTCAGACAATGCTAGTCAGGATACAGTTGTTATGAATGGAACTACTTATCACTATAATGGCATGGAGACAGTTCGAAGAAAAACAAAGCTTGCACTGGATAATAGCTTCGGCGGAATGATGCTCTGGGAAGCAGGCCATGATTCAAACAGTGCACAGAGCCTAACAGCAGCAATATCCGCCTCTTTGGAGGAAGAACAAAAATATCCATTACATGCAAATAGAGAAACTGAATCATAA
- a CDS encoding HAD family hydrolase encodes MKYKVLFLDIDGTILKQDHTYTESTKDAIFQVLEQGVEVFIATGRPLHEVKELAKELHIQSYIGQNGALAIYQDRTLVEEPMERHLVEKFLKIAKDNNHELILFTNEKNYLTSLDHPKVRQFLQSFQMNHNNLFTEDVIEHILGLTVLNVSDASQTSLYNFDENIRLSQVNIEGNQHAFDVIRTNVNKGEAVKKLLQHLQIPKEQAIAFGDGMNDKEMLQAVGESFAMENATPALFPYAKNKTTSVNDSGIYNGLKKLGVIK; translated from the coding sequence ATGAAATATAAAGTACTTTTTTTAGATATAGATGGAACGATATTAAAGCAGGATCATACCTATACGGAATCAACGAAGGATGCTATTTTTCAAGTGCTAGAGCAAGGGGTTGAGGTATTTATTGCGACAGGTCGTCCGCTTCATGAAGTAAAAGAACTTGCGAAGGAATTACATATCCAATCCTATATTGGACAAAATGGGGCGTTAGCTATTTATCAAGATAGAACGCTTGTAGAAGAACCGATGGAACGACATCTAGTAGAGAAGTTTCTAAAGATTGCTAAGGATAATAATCATGAATTGATCCTTTTTACCAATGAAAAAAATTATCTTACTTCACTGGACCATCCTAAGGTTCGGCAGTTTCTTCAATCATTTCAGATGAATCATAATAACTTATTTACTGAAGATGTAATTGAGCATATTTTAGGACTTACCGTGTTAAATGTATCTGATGCTTCACAAACGTCATTATATAATTTTGATGAGAACATCCGATTATCACAGGTAAATATTGAAGGCAATCAGCATGCCTTCGATGTTATCCGAACGAATGTAAATAAAGGAGAAGCGGTAAAAAAATTGCTTCAGCATTTACAAATACCAAAAGAGCAAGCCATTGCTTTTGGAGATGGAATGAATGATAAGGAAATGCTTCAGGCTGTGGGAGAAAGCTTTGCAATGGAAAACGCTACCCCTGCCTTGTTTCCATATGCAAAGAACAAAACTACGTCCGTAAACGATTCAGGAATCTATAATGGATTGAAGAAATTAGGTGTGATTAAATAG
- a CDS encoding D-2-hydroxyacid dehydrogenase has product MQIENILVVSPMWKEIQSLISENKLQKNFRYVSETQVVQDDLEWADAFVAFNIEKEFDYRQVKWVHSLGAGVDSFVYKKEWPEQVLLTRTICSFGQRIAEYCLSYILRDIQFHEQFQRNKLEKRWQPITPGLLSEQKVMIFGTGEIGQTMAKTFSFLGVDVYGVSLSGKTKEYFSEVNAIDSFEDRLKEMNYIINTLPLTENTTGLFDHEFFQAVHDVGFINVGRGASLDEAALLLALEKQQVRFAVLDVFSNEPLSSENKLWEHPHVWITPHISAVTTPSEGVDCFIDTLKNIEANKPLLNKVDIQKGY; this is encoded by the coding sequence ATGCAGATAGAGAATATATTAGTTGTCAGCCCAATGTGGAAAGAGATTCAGAGTTTAATTTCAGAGAATAAGTTACAAAAGAATTTTCGTTACGTATCTGAGACTCAAGTAGTACAGGATGATTTAGAATGGGCAGATGCCTTTGTTGCTTTTAATATTGAAAAGGAGTTTGATTATCGGCAGGTTAAATGGGTACATTCCCTTGGTGCTGGTGTAGACAGCTTTGTATATAAAAAAGAATGGCCTGAACAAGTCCTATTAACAAGAACGATTTGCTCCTTTGGACAAAGAATAGCTGAATATTGTTTGAGCTACATATTAAGGGACATTCAGTTTCATGAACAATTCCAACGCAATAAGCTTGAAAAAAGGTGGCAGCCTATAACCCCAGGTTTATTAAGCGAGCAAAAGGTAATGATTTTCGGGACTGGCGAGATTGGTCAAACGATGGCGAAGACCTTTTCTTTTTTAGGGGTTGATGTTTATGGCGTGTCATTAAGCGGAAAGACAAAAGAATACTTTTCAGAGGTTAATGCTATTGACAGCTTTGAAGATCGACTAAAAGAAATGAATTACATTATTAATACGCTGCCGCTAACAGAAAATACAACCGGTCTTTTTGATCATGAATTTTTTCAAGCTGTACACGATGTGGGTTTTATTAATGTTGGGCGAGGTGCTTCCTTGGATGAAGCCGCACTGCTGCTCGCTTTAGAGAAACAGCAAGTACGTTTTGCTGTTCTCGATGTATTTTCCAATGAGCCGCTATCAAGTGAAAATAAGCTATGGGAGCATCCACATGTGTGGATTACCCCGCATATTTCTGCTGTCACGACTCCTAGTGAAGGGGTTGACTGCTTTATCGACACGTTAAAGAATATTGAAGCAAATAAACCTCTCTTGAATAAAGTGGATATTCAAAAAGGTTACTAG
- the acsA gene encoding acetate--CoA ligase: MANTLKEQIEMIDTTANLQNYEKAVQEMDWKKIEQNFTWSKTGKVNMVYEAIDRHVDEGRGDKKAFIYCDTNREEEYTFSDLKALSCQFANGLRAKGIEKGDRVFIFMPRSPELYISMLGIIRIGAIAGPMFEAFMEEAVKDRLLDSGAKAVVTTPELLNRIPVSELPDLQYVILVGADEAKEEHQLLFTDLMQSSNDYTIEWVDREDGMLLIYTSGSTGKPKGVLQVHDAMIHQYLAGKWVYDLKEDDIYWCTADPGWVTGTSAGMWSPWLNGVTNVLRGGRFDANEWFETLEKYKVTVWFSAPTALRLLMGNTDELPKKFDLSSLRHMLSAGEPLNPEVIRWGLETLNLRIHDNWWMTETGSAICANFRSNPIRPGSMGKPLPGIEVSIIDDNGHELPANHMGNLAIKPKWPAMVRTIWNNPERYEQYFLNGWFVTGDSAYKDPDGYFWFEGRVDDVINTSGERVGPFEVESKLVEHPAVAEAGVIGVPDPVRGEVIKAFITLRSGYTESEELLLEIRNFVKTKLAAHAAPRLFEVRDTMPKTRSGKIMRRVLKAWELGLPTGDLSTMED, translated from the coding sequence ATGGCAAACACATTAAAAGAACAGATTGAAATGATTGATACTACTGCAAATCTCCAAAACTATGAGAAGGCAGTACAGGAAATGGATTGGAAAAAAATTGAACAAAATTTTACGTGGTCAAAAACCGGGAAAGTCAATATGGTATATGAGGCAATCGATCGTCATGTCGATGAAGGCAGAGGAGATAAAAAGGCTTTTATCTATTGTGATACAAACCGCGAGGAAGAATATACCTTTTCTGACTTGAAAGCGCTATCTTGCCAATTTGCGAATGGTTTACGTGCAAAGGGTATTGAAAAAGGTGACAGAGTCTTTATTTTCATGCCACGTAGTCCTGAGCTTTATATTTCTATGCTTGGAATCATCCGAATTGGAGCCATTGCGGGACCAATGTTCGAGGCATTTATGGAAGAGGCCGTTAAGGATCGATTATTAGACAGCGGCGCTAAAGCGGTTGTCACAACGCCTGAGCTTCTAAATCGCATTCCTGTAAGTGAATTACCAGATTTACAATATGTTATTTTAGTTGGCGCTGACGAAGCGAAAGAGGAACACCAGCTATTATTTACAGACCTTATGCAAAGCTCTAATGACTATACAATTGAATGGGTAGACCGTGAGGATGGAATGCTATTAATTTATACTTCTGGCTCAACAGGAAAGCCAAAGGGTGTACTTCAAGTTCATGATGCCATGATTCATCAATACCTAGCAGGAAAATGGGTATATGATTTAAAAGAGGATGACATCTATTGGTGTACGGCTGACCCTGGATGGGTTACAGGAACATCTGCAGGCATGTGGTCGCCATGGTTAAACGGAGTAACCAATGTACTTCGCGGTGGCCGCTTTGACGCTAATGAATGGTTTGAAACATTAGAAAAATATAAAGTAACGGTGTGGTTCAGTGCTCCAACTGCTTTACGCTTGCTTATGGGTAACACTGATGAGCTGCCAAAGAAATTTGATCTTTCTAGCCTTCGTCATATGTTATCAGCAGGTGAACCATTAAACCCTGAGGTTATTCGTTGGGGATTGGAAACACTTAACTTACGTATTCATGATAACTGGTGGATGACGGAAACAGGCTCAGCTATCTGTGCGAATTTCCGCAGTAACCCAATCCGTCCAGGTTCAATGGGTAAACCATTACCAGGTATTGAAGTCAGCATCATTGATGATAACGGACATGAGCTGCCTGCTAATCACATGGGGAATTTAGCTATTAAACCAAAATGGCCGGCAATGGTTCGTACGATTTGGAATAACCCAGAGCGTTACGAGCAATATTTCCTAAATGGCTGGTTTGTAACAGGCGACTCCGCGTATAAAGATCCAGACGGTTATTTCTGGTTCGAAGGACGTGTAGATGATGTTATCAACACTTCTGGTGAGCGCGTAGGACCTTTCGAGGTTGAGAGTAAGCTTGTTGAACACCCTGCAGTCGCAGAGGCTGGTGTTATCGGTGTACCGGATCCCGTTCGAGGTGAAGTCATTAAAGCCTTCATCACATTGCGTTCCGGCTATACAGAAAGTGAAGAATTACTGCTTGAAATCCGTAACTTTGTCAAAACAAAGCTTGCCGCTCATGCAGCGCCTCGTTTATTCGAGGTTCGTGATACAATGCCAAAAACCCGTTCCGGAAAAATCATGCGCCGCGTCCTAAAAGCGTGGGAGCTTGGTCTACCAACAGGTGATTTATCTACAATGGAAGATTAA
- a CDS encoding MalY/PatB family protein — protein MKYNFDEIVNRRNTYSVKWDGGELLTAMGLTDRFDEETLPLFTADMDLPVPEPLVEALHKTVDHRIFGYSIFPSEYYEAIQHWFKKRHDWEIQKEEIVYCPGTVYATNIAVKALTEPGDGVIIQRPVYPPFTRAIVENDRTLLNNRLICDKDGYYTIDFEDFEAKARDEKTKLFILCNPHNPTGRIFSHDDLKKLSDICAKHDVILVADEIHGDIIRSNQTFTPIAMVADKTDHIITFTAINKTFNLAGLHCTNVIISNPELRKKFSEAIGMKSASPFTVAALISVYRDGEEWLEQLKEYLDGTMAWVVQFVKERLPKVKVSIPEGTYVMWMDFSGYGISPKEVHERIYNRANVLLQDGVMFGQEGLEHQRICIPSPRPMIKEAMERIAREFEDLH, from the coding sequence ATGAAATATAATTTTGATGAAATAGTTAATCGAAGGAATACGTATTCAGTTAAGTGGGATGGTGGAGAATTATTAACTGCAATGGGTTTGACGGATCGATTTGATGAAGAGACTCTGCCCTTATTTACAGCTGATATGGATTTACCTGTTCCTGAACCATTGGTAGAAGCCCTACATAAAACAGTCGATCATCGTATCTTTGGTTATTCCATTTTTCCAAGTGAATACTATGAAGCCATTCAGCATTGGTTTAAAAAGAGACATGACTGGGAGATACAGAAGGAAGAAATTGTATATTGCCCTGGTACCGTCTATGCGACAAATATTGCTGTAAAAGCCTTAACAGAGCCGGGTGATGGGGTTATTATTCAAAGACCTGTATATCCCCCTTTTACTAGAGCCATTGTTGAGAATGACCGTACCCTTTTAAATAATCGTTTAATATGTGATAAGGATGGTTATTACACGATTGATTTTGAGGATTTTGAAGCAAAGGCAAGGGATGAAAAAACAAAGCTGTTTATTTTATGTAATCCGCATAACCCGACAGGAAGAATCTTCAGTCATGATGATTTGAAAAAATTATCTGATATTTGCGCAAAGCATGATGTTATTCTAGTAGCCGATGAGATTCATGGTGACATTATTAGAAGTAATCAAACCTTTACACCCATTGCAATGGTTGCAGATAAGACTGATCATATCATTACCTTTACTGCCATTAACAAAACCTTTAACCTAGCGGGATTACATTGTACAAATGTCATCATTTCTAATCCTGAGCTCAGAAAAAAGTTCAGTGAGGCGATTGGAATGAAATCTGCTTCACCGTTTACGGTTGCAGCACTCATTTCTGTCTATAGGGATGGTGAAGAATGGTTAGAGCAATTGAAGGAATATCTTGACGGAACGATGGCTTGGGTTGTTCAGTTTGTTAAGGAAAGACTGCCTAAGGTAAAAGTAAGTATTCCTGAAGGAACCTATGTCATGTGGATGGATTTTAGCGGATACGGTATATCCCCAAAAGAGGTGCATGAACGTATATATAATAGAGCGAACGTGCTCCTTCAGGATGGTGTCATGTTTGGACAGGAAGGATTGGAACATCAAAGAATATGTATCCCTTCTCCAAGACCTATGATCAAAGAGGCGATGGAAAGAATCGCAAGAGAGTTCGAAGATTTACATTAG
- a CDS encoding amidohydrolase family protein, whose amino-acid sequence MHDFHTHFIPAEVLNWIKDNKKSVNAQWVKKEENKEDFLTINQKWGFELKKSFIDFDVYMAEQEKAGVTHSLVSPIPQLFLYDFPLEISTEMSKVYNQSLANLVKESNGKLSALGTIPLTSPLKAAEILREAMSLGLKGAIIGPGLGQQLLSDAFFQPFFEEADKLNAILFIHPLLSEDPRLKRRMMPNLIGVPWETTVCATDLLLSGIVDKYPNVKILFAHGGGFLPYQIGRLDKGYEKWNLVSSNLQAPPSEYLKRFWYDTVLWNPDSLDFLVRMVGEDRVVAGSDYPFDLSVWPPQEISDKGAQSLLSLAVK is encoded by the coding sequence ATGCATGATTTCCATACGCATTTTATTCCAGCAGAAGTACTTAATTGGATTAAGGATAATAAAAAAAGTGTTAATGCTCAATGGGTAAAGAAGGAAGAGAATAAAGAGGATTTCCTTACGATTAATCAAAAGTGGGGATTTGAATTAAAGAAGTCTTTTATTGATTTTGACGTCTATATGGCAGAGCAAGAAAAAGCGGGGGTTACTCACTCTTTGGTTTCTCCAATTCCTCAGCTGTTTTTATATGATTTTCCTTTAGAAATCAGCACAGAGATGTCGAAGGTCTACAATCAATCACTTGCAAACCTAGTAAAAGAATCCAATGGCAAACTATCTGCGCTCGGAACGATTCCATTAACAAGTCCATTAAAGGCTGCTGAAATATTAAGAGAAGCCATGAGCCTTGGGCTTAAGGGTGCCATTATTGGACCAGGACTTGGTCAGCAGCTCTTGTCAGATGCCTTTTTCCAGCCGTTTTTCGAAGAAGCAGACAAGCTGAATGCGATTCTTTTCATTCATCCGTTATTAAGTGAAGATCCTCGCTTAAAGAGAAGAATGATGCCAAATCTAATCGGTGTTCCATGGGAGACTACTGTTTGTGCGACTGACCTGCTGTTAAGTGGAATTGTCGACAAATATCCGAATGTGAAAATTTTATTTGCTCACGGAGGAGGATTTCTACCATATCAAATCGGACGCTTAGATAAAGGCTATGAAAAATGGAATCTGGTTTCTTCTAATTTGCAGGCACCGCCTTCAGAATATTTGAAACGCTTTTGGTATGATACAGTCTTATGGAATCCAGATAGCCTAGATTTTCTAGTCAGGATGGTAGGAGAAGACCGAGTTGTGGCAGGCTCAGACTATCCATTTGATTTATCTGTCTGGCCGCCGCAGGAGATTAGTGATAAAGGAGCACAATCTTTGCTTTCGTTAGCAGTCAAATAA
- a CDS encoding DODA-type extradiol aromatic ring-opening family dioxygenase — protein MTIELSIISPHVPSICHEDNAPDFQQGLVEGLKEVAKEIAGIGPDAIVLVSCHWPSTFSHYVDCYPVHKGLLTAQEAPDLIKDVPYYYPGEEELANQLVQAGKEAGLSVEGVYDEHFVWDYGTVVPLRYLVPNEDIPVINLSVTLAANLDETYRWGQVIAKVLQQSDKKLVFVASGALAHNLVRGRHHMPTLAEHAMDKQFVEFVMNKEYRAAFDMLPQFSSMAKVESGGRHLAMLFGLLDEDWNPIYHAAAQSSGSWNPLITFSKTKVHGGSTHSEEEYVK, from the coding sequence ATGACAATCGAATTAAGTATTATTTCACCACATGTTCCAAGTATTTGTCATGAAGACAACGCACCTGACTTTCAGCAAGGGCTTGTTGAAGGATTAAAGGAAGTAGCAAAGGAAATAGCAGGAATTGGACCTGATGCTATTGTGTTAGTATCTTGCCACTGGCCGTCAACCTTTTCACACTATGTAGACTGTTATCCTGTACATAAAGGACTACTGACAGCACAAGAGGCACCGGATTTGATTAAAGATGTTCCCTATTATTATCCTGGTGAGGAAGAATTGGCCAACCAATTAGTACAAGCAGGAAAAGAAGCTGGTCTTTCCGTAGAAGGTGTTTATGATGAACATTTTGTTTGGGATTATGGCACAGTTGTTCCACTACGTTATCTTGTACCAAATGAAGACATTCCGGTTATTAATCTATCCGTAACACTGGCGGCAAATCTTGATGAAACCTATAGATGGGGTCAAGTGATTGCGAAGGTATTGCAGCAATCAGATAAAAAGCTTGTGTTTGTTGCTAGTGGTGCGCTGGCCCATAACTTAGTCCGTGGAAGACATCATATGCCAACTTTAGCGGAGCATGCGATGGATAAACAATTTGTAGAATTCGTGATGAATAAAGAGTATCGTGCTGCATTTGATATGCTGCCGCAATTTTCAAGCATGGCCAAGGTTGAATCAGGCGGCCGCCATTTAGCGATGTTGTTTGGTCTTCTTGATGAGGATTGGAATCCAATCTATCATGCAGCGGCTCAATCATCCGGAAGCTGGAATCCACTTATTACGTTTTCGAAAACAAAGGTTCACGGTGGCAGCACACATTCGGAAGAAGAATATGTAAAGTAA